In a single window of the Streptomyces cinnabarinus genome:
- a CDS encoding peptide ABC transporter substrate-binding protein, with product MSGTHPALRIGTGTPASLDPALCADHDGALVLGLLADPLVDFEPATGRLRPAAALGWQVDPDGLRVCFRLRPGVRFHDGREVTAEDYVYALSRVVRPATGSQIAYHLSVIDGFEDVRAGRADTLSGVRVIGPGQLEVRLTRPFHEIAAVFSLRLTAAVPADGGPGLTGPYRLDPARSRDGVLALERFPGYHAANEAHPYGGSGRAERIECHFVDDEDTAYASWRSGRLDLVEIAGPRAADARRETGYRLTPCASLTYLGFPAALAPFDDPAVRRAVALGLDRRALCEAVGEGEFTLADAMVPPRLGGDRPPLEPLEFDPARARAELAALGVRPERPVPLVYDGDKGHDRWITLVAGQLRTHLGWDAEIRALPRQEYLRWLDKPDALFRATWVSDYPSVDTVLFPLFHSDSVGGGGNYAGYRNPAVDALIDAARAEADPALRADRYRAAEAAVRADLPVLPLWYGTMRHLIADAVVPAGATAVDLFGAPAPRALGRDEP from the coding sequence GTGAGCGGCACGCACCCGGCGCTGCGGATCGGGACGGGCACCCCGGCCTCTCTGGACCCGGCGCTCTGCGCCGACCACGACGGGGCGCTCGTTCTCGGCCTGCTCGCCGACCCGCTGGTCGACTTCGAGCCCGCGACCGGCCGCCTCCGGCCCGCCGCGGCCCTCGGCTGGCAGGTCGACCCGGACGGTCTGCGCGTCTGCTTCCGGCTGCGGCCCGGGGTGCGCTTCCACGACGGACGCGAGGTGACGGCCGAGGACTACGTGTACGCCCTGTCCCGGGTGGTACGTCCCGCCACCGGCTCCCAGATCGCCTACCACCTCTCCGTGATCGACGGCTTCGAGGACGTACGCGCCGGGCGCGCCGACACCCTGAGCGGGGTGCGCGTCATCGGCCCCGGGCAGCTGGAGGTCCGCCTCACCCGGCCCTTCCACGAGATCGCGGCCGTCTTCAGCCTCCGGCTCACCGCGGCCGTACCCGCGGACGGCGGCCCCGGCCTCACCGGCCCCTACCGGCTCGATCCGGCCCGCTCCCGGGACGGCGTGCTCGCCCTGGAGCGGTTCCCCGGCTACCACGCCGCCAACGAGGCCCACCCCTACGGCGGTTCGGGCCGCGCGGAGCGGATCGAGTGCCACTTCGTGGACGACGAGGACACTGCCTACGCGTCCTGGCGCTCCGGACGGCTCGACCTGGTGGAGATCGCCGGACCCCGGGCCGCCGACGCCCGCCGCGAGACCGGCTACCGCCTCACGCCCTGCGCCTCCCTGACATATCTCGGCTTCCCCGCCGCGCTCGCCCCCTTCGACGACCCGGCCGTGCGCCGAGCGGTCGCCCTGGGCCTGGACCGGCGGGCGCTGTGCGAGGCGGTCGGCGAGGGCGAGTTCACGCTCGCCGACGCGATGGTGCCGCCCCGGCTGGGCGGCGACCGACCGCCCCTGGAACCCCTGGAGTTCGACCCGGCGCGGGCCCGCGCCGAACTGGCCGCCCTCGGCGTGCGGCCCGAGCGGCCCGTCCCGCTGGTCTACGACGGCGACAAGGGCCACGACCGCTGGATCACCCTGGTCGCCGGGCAGTTGCGCACCCACCTCGGCTGGGACGCCGAGATCCGGGCCCTGCCCCGCCAGGAGTACCTGCGCTGGCTGGACAAGCCCGACGCGCTGTTCCGGGCCACCTGGGTCAGCGACTACCCCTCCGTCGACACCGTGCTCTTCCCGCTGTTCCACTCCGACTCGGTGGGCGGCGGCGGGAACTACGCCGGGTACCGCAACCCGGCCGTGGACGCGCTCATCGACGCGGCCCGCGCCGAGGCCGACCCGGCCCTGCGTGCCGACCGGTACCGGGCCGCGGAGGCGGCGGTCCGCGCCGACCTGCCCGTACTGCCGCTCTGGTACGGCACGATGCGGCATCTGATCGCCGACGCCGTGGTCCCCGCGGGCGCGACCGCCGTCGACCTCTTCGGGGCACCCGCGCCCCGCGCACTCGGGAGAGATGAGCCGTGA
- a CDS encoding GNAT family N-acetyltransferase encodes MTKAIFLTLSRGGDELLDVGFRTATDADTDAVVALSEPFVADGSLISRTRETYAADIAEFFVLDIEGEIVACAGAGRGGALAEIYNFAVHEKWHGHGLGHVLLGSVIAALHQEQVEQVVLFSGTTVRWFERHGFERVEESELPAERVARIDRERGSVPLRRSTLRGFDAPDVLARIAGLKVRFERSGVELGWDGTFDSLLQFADHHGIETDSRCWAGACGTCRTFLKKGTVNYHTEPGADLEGQEMLLCQAQPVTDLVLDL; translated from the coding sequence GTGACCAAGGCCATCTTCCTCACCCTCAGCAGGGGCGGCGACGAGCTGCTCGACGTGGGGTTCCGGACCGCGACTGACGCCGACACCGACGCCGTCGTCGCCCTGTCCGAGCCGTTCGTCGCGGACGGCTCGCTGATCTCCCGCACCCGCGAGACGTACGCGGCGGACATCGCGGAGTTCTTCGTCCTCGACATCGAGGGCGAGATCGTGGCCTGCGCGGGCGCGGGCCGCGGCGGCGCCCTGGCCGAGATCTACAATTTCGCCGTGCACGAGAAGTGGCACGGCCACGGGCTCGGCCACGTCCTGCTCGGCAGTGTCATCGCGGCCCTGCACCAGGAGCAGGTCGAGCAGGTGGTGCTGTTCTCCGGGACCACCGTCCGCTGGTTCGAACGGCACGGCTTCGAGCGGGTCGAGGAGAGCGAACTGCCCGCCGAGCGGGTCGCCCGGATCGACCGTGAGCGCGGCTCGGTGCCGCTGCGCCGGTCCACCCTGCGCGGCTTCGACGCCCCCGACGTACTCGCCCGGATCGCGGGCCTGAAGGTCCGCTTCGAGCGCTCGGGCGTCGAGCTCGGCTGGGACGGCACCTTCGACTCGCTGCTCCAGTTCGCCGACCACCACGGCATCGAGACCGACTCCCGCTGCTGGGCCGGGGCCTGCGGCACCTGCCGCACCTTCCTGAAGAAGGGCACGGTCAACTACCACACCGAGCCGGGCGCCGACCTGGAGGGCCAGGAGATGCTGCTGTGCCAGGCGCAGCCGGTGACGGACCTGGTGCTGGACCTGTGA
- a CDS encoding ATP-grasp domain-containing protein, with protein MADRLEPGYLVLNRYDDEFGEYHRFVEPDRCRLFYLTVPDGLGVLDTESAWETVVVDDLEYDTVLPVARRLAEQYGDFDGIVGLSEYDLLTAARLRAALGAPGWTPDFVLAFRDKVRMKHAVESAGIAVPRYLELDDTVTAERVAAGVGLPVILKPRSGAASSGVVRAEDTASLQRALDTVDRADYECEEFVAGDIFHVDGIRRDGKFHLVTASGYVNTCLEFAEGKPLGSVLLDPGPLRDGIVGFTAECLDALALDDGPFHLEVMRRDSGELVFLEVGLRPGGAEVAFIHRDLYGIDLMGEAFRATLGLPPLTQADQFGEHKAGGWALMPEPRPLPSRVTAVRPVLDRIPEVYEEIVPRAGDVFDGSGGYGHVGGRFRLRGDDESAVRAAVLRIMDEYGLDAEPVLPEPERTTT; from the coding sequence TTGGCTGATCGCCTGGAGCCGGGTTATCTGGTCCTGAACCGCTACGACGACGAGTTCGGCGAGTACCACCGGTTTGTCGAGCCCGACCGCTGCCGCCTCTTCTACCTCACGGTCCCCGACGGCCTCGGCGTCCTCGACACCGAGAGCGCCTGGGAGACCGTCGTCGTCGATGACCTGGAGTACGACACCGTCCTCCCGGTCGCCCGGCGACTGGCCGAGCAGTACGGCGACTTCGACGGCATCGTCGGACTGTCCGAGTACGACCTGCTGACCGCCGCCCGGCTGCGCGCGGCCCTCGGCGCCCCCGGCTGGACCCCGGACTTCGTCCTCGCCTTCCGGGACAAGGTGCGGATGAAGCACGCCGTCGAGTCCGCCGGGATCGCCGTACCGCGCTATCTGGAGCTGGACGACACCGTCACCGCCGAGCGGGTCGCGGCCGGGGTCGGACTGCCCGTCATCCTCAAGCCCCGCTCCGGGGCCGCCTCCAGCGGAGTCGTCCGCGCCGAGGACACCGCCTCGCTCCAGCGCGCGCTGGACACCGTCGACCGCGCCGACTACGAGTGCGAGGAGTTCGTCGCCGGGGACATCTTCCATGTCGACGGCATCCGCCGCGACGGCAAGTTCCACCTCGTCACCGCCTCCGGCTACGTCAACACCTGCCTGGAGTTCGCCGAGGGCAAGCCGCTCGGCTCGGTCCTGCTGGACCCCGGCCCGCTGCGCGACGGGATCGTCGGCTTCACCGCCGAGTGCCTGGACGCCCTCGCCCTGGACGACGGCCCCTTCCACCTGGAGGTGATGCGCCGGGACAGCGGCGAACTCGTCTTCCTGGAGGTGGGGTTGCGCCCCGGCGGCGCCGAGGTCGCCTTCATCCACCGGGACCTGTACGGCATCGACCTGATGGGCGAGGCGTTCCGGGCCACCCTCGGCCTGCCGCCGCTCACCCAGGCCGACCAGTTCGGCGAGCACAAGGCCGGCGGCTGGGCCCTGATGCCCGAACCGCGCCCGCTGCCCAGCCGGGTCACGGCCGTACGCCCCGTCCTGGACCGGATCCCCGAGGTGTACGAGGAGATCGTCCCGCGCGCCGGTGACGTCTTCGACGGCTCGGGCGGCTACGGGCACGTCGGCGGCCGGTTCCGGCTGCGCGGCGACGACGAGAGCGCCGTACGGGCCGCGGTGCTGCGGATCATGGACGAGTACGGCCTGGACGCCGAGCCCGTGCTCCCCGAGCCGGAACGGACCACGACGTGA
- a CDS encoding ATP-grasp domain-containing protein — protein sequence MSEPRSRRRILVVEPMSSGLEMLKAAQELGIEVVAFSADEGDRELPAKLKRYIDHLVEMETNDERAVVETATELHAQAPFCAVVPGFEFYVDTVARLAARFGLPGLDPAAAERLRDKARMREAVAAAGLRVPRHQEARTAAELDMAVEHVGFPAVLKPTTSAGSVHVSRVDSLDDLRRAYGWMSEDARTDLGRGLDGRVLLEEYVAGPEVSVEGYVVDGTPFIVSVTAKELGPEPHFVEVGHAVQADLGPEERAAVDSYVSDVCRALGVSLGPFHCELRLGGGEPVLIEIGARLAGDHICDLIELATGVSLPRIMLAAYAGLPLDEVAPAGVPAAKYAGIHFFTAPELTVLSSVEGWDAVLAADGVVEAELYLAPGDEVPPMQDFRGRIGHVLYRAESYADAVTRRTTFGKLVRFG from the coding sequence ATGTCTGAGCCGCGGTCCCGCCGGCGCATCCTCGTCGTCGAGCCGATGTCCTCCGGCCTGGAGATGCTCAAGGCCGCCCAGGAACTCGGCATCGAGGTCGTCGCGTTCTCCGCCGACGAGGGCGACCGCGAACTGCCGGCCAAGCTCAAGCGGTACATCGACCACCTGGTCGAGATGGAGACCAACGACGAGCGCGCCGTCGTCGAGACGGCCACGGAGCTGCACGCCCAGGCCCCCTTCTGCGCGGTCGTCCCCGGCTTCGAGTTCTACGTCGACACCGTCGCCCGGCTCGCCGCCCGCTTCGGACTGCCCGGCCTGGATCCCGCCGCCGCCGAGCGCCTGCGCGACAAGGCGCGGATGCGGGAGGCCGTCGCCGCGGCCGGACTGCGGGTGCCCCGGCACCAGGAGGCCCGTACCGCGGCCGAGCTGGACATGGCCGTCGAGCACGTCGGCTTCCCGGCCGTCCTGAAGCCCACCACCTCCGCGGGCAGCGTCCACGTCAGCCGCGTCGACTCCCTCGACGACCTGCGCCGCGCCTACGGCTGGATGAGCGAGGACGCCCGCACCGACCTCGGCCGCGGCCTCGACGGTCGGGTCCTGCTGGAGGAGTACGTCGCCGGACCCGAGGTCAGCGTCGAGGGCTACGTCGTCGACGGCACCCCCTTCATCGTCTCGGTGACCGCCAAGGAGCTGGGCCCCGAGCCGCACTTCGTCGAGGTCGGCCACGCCGTCCAGGCCGACCTGGGGCCCGAGGAGCGGGCCGCCGTCGACTCCTACGTCAGCGACGTCTGCCGCGCCCTCGGCGTGAGCCTGGGCCCCTTCCACTGCGAGCTGCGGCTCGGTGGCGGTGAGCCGGTGCTCATCGAGATCGGCGCCCGGCTCGCGGGCGACCACATCTGCGACCTGATCGAGCTGGCCACCGGGGTCTCGCTGCCCCGGATCATGCTCGCCGCGTACGCGGGCCTGCCGCTCGACGAGGTGGCCCCCGCCGGGGTGCCGGCCGCCAAGTACGCCGGGATCCACTTCTTCACCGCCCCCGAGCTGACCGTGCTCTCCTCCGTCGAGGGCTGGGACGCCGTGCTCGCCGCCGACGGGGTCGTGGAGGCCGAGCTGTATCTCGCGCCGGGCGACGAGGTGCCCCCGATGCAGGACTTCCGCGGCCGGATCGGCCATGTGCTGTACCGCGCCGAGTCCTACGCCGACGCCGTGACCCGCCGTACGACCTTCGGAAAGTTGGTGCGCTTTGGCTGA
- a CDS encoding iron-containing redox enzyme family protein, producing the protein MALDRERLESLAVELMERQFARVPRMRELHAGEWIERDYFVRHVVETVLRIRLNNEVDTYALFKVGSKDDALAAHLAQYLAEEFGHEGMFLRDLAKFGVSLEDVNAIPVFSSTAKLMGYLRLAADSRGPAPTTVWDWFVEWYSDRYNQVITDAAGKEFGAEFVRGTQSHLDFDESHDHDELMFRTVSRAVESFGSAEQAYADLETFVDLIGDYFAELHATTVRAEEPSHV; encoded by the coding sequence GTGGCGTTGGACCGTGAGCGGCTGGAGTCGCTGGCGGTGGAGTTGATGGAGCGTCAGTTCGCTCGGGTGCCGCGGATGCGGGAGCTGCACGCGGGTGAGTGGATCGAGCGGGACTACTTCGTCCGGCATGTGGTGGAGACGGTGCTGCGGATCCGTCTGAACAACGAGGTCGACACGTACGCGTTGTTCAAGGTGGGTTCGAAGGACGACGCGCTGGCCGCGCATCTGGCGCAGTACCTGGCGGAGGAGTTCGGGCACGAGGGGATGTTCCTTCGTGATCTGGCGAAGTTCGGTGTGTCGCTGGAGGACGTGAACGCGATTCCCGTCTTTTCGTCGACGGCGAAGCTGATGGGTTATCTGCGGCTGGCGGCGGATTCTCGTGGTCCGGCGCCGACGACGGTGTGGGACTGGTTCGTGGAGTGGTATTCGGACCGGTACAACCAGGTGATCACGGATGCGGCCGGGAAGGAGTTCGGTGCGGAGTTCGTGCGGGGTACGCAGTCGCATCTGGACTTCGACGAGTCGCATGACCATGACGAGTTGATGTTCCGTACGGTCTCGCGTGCGGTGGAGTCGTTCGGGTCGGCGGAGCAGGCGTACGCGGATCTGGAGACGTTCGTGGACCTGATCGGTGACTACTTCGCCGAACTCCACGCCACCACCGTCCGCGCCGAAGAGCCGAGCCATGTCTGA
- a CDS encoding MFS transporter has product MTVESVTGSPAPGRPATTAHLRWLGFGAAVDSLGTGLSTVIVLLYFVQVIGFDAVSVTVAMSVGAVLGLLTPIPVGRLADRSGLVGVYVGALCLRGLGFLGYAVVDDYAWFFGITLGLMALETTTSSLQQSLVAGLFDEAGRVRAMSLVSAVRNAALGAGTLLGGLALATDSRLVNASLLAVNGLSFFVFAVVVSRLGRDLPEPGSRTAEPAEPAEPAELAEPTAPLKPTDAPPVLRNLRFLALAGANGLLFLHDSVLNELLPLWMVTSVGLSPVVMSVLLVVNTALSVGLQVLFGRMNGLVSRVRLLLWGSVVLLLVFCALCVAAERVPAGPAIAVCALAVVLLTIAENVHSVVSWQISFETAPESRRSEYMAAFSTGYGLQRVIGPVFLIGVVLARGDVGWLVLGSVFALSGIGLGVLSRKGANRQAH; this is encoded by the coding sequence ATGACGGTGGAGTCGGTCACCGGTTCACCGGCACCCGGGCGCCCCGCCACCACCGCACACCTGCGTTGGCTGGGTTTCGGCGCGGCCGTCGACTCCCTCGGCACCGGACTCAGCACCGTCATCGTGCTGCTGTACTTCGTCCAGGTCATCGGCTTCGACGCGGTGTCGGTGACGGTGGCCATGTCGGTCGGTGCCGTGCTCGGTCTGCTCACCCCGATCCCGGTCGGGCGGCTCGCGGACCGCAGCGGACTGGTCGGGGTGTACGTCGGCGCGCTGTGTCTGCGGGGGCTCGGGTTCCTCGGGTACGCCGTCGTGGACGACTACGCCTGGTTCTTCGGGATCACGCTCGGGCTGATGGCCCTGGAGACCACGACCAGCTCGCTCCAGCAGTCCCTCGTCGCCGGGCTCTTCGACGAGGCGGGGCGGGTGCGTGCCATGTCGCTCGTCAGCGCCGTGCGCAACGCGGCGCTCGGCGCCGGCACCCTCCTCGGCGGTCTGGCGCTCGCGACCGACTCCCGGCTGGTCAACGCCTCGCTGCTGGCGGTCAACGGGCTGTCGTTCTTCGTGTTCGCGGTGGTGGTGTCCCGGCTGGGACGCGACCTGCCCGAGCCGGGCTCCCGGACCGCGGAACCCGCCGAACCCGCAGAGCCCGCGGAACTCGCCGAGCCGACCGCACCGTTGAAGCCCACGGACGCGCCCCCCGTCCTGCGCAACCTCCGCTTCCTCGCCCTGGCCGGAGCCAACGGCCTGCTCTTCCTGCACGACTCGGTGCTCAATGAGCTGCTACCGCTGTGGATGGTGACCTCGGTCGGGCTCTCCCCGGTGGTGATGTCGGTCCTGCTGGTCGTCAACACCGCGCTCAGTGTGGGCCTCCAGGTGCTCTTCGGCCGGATGAACGGGCTGGTTAGCCGGGTCCGGTTGCTGCTGTGGGGGTCCGTGGTCCTGCTGCTCGTCTTCTGCGCCCTGTGCGTGGCCGCGGAACGGGTCCCGGCCGGGCCCGCCATCGCCGTGTGCGCGCTCGCCGTCGTCCTGCTCACCATCGCCGAGAACGTGCATTCCGTGGTGAGCTGGCAGATCTCCTTCGAGACGGCGCCGGAATCCCGGCGCAGCGAATACATGGCCGCTTTCAGTACCGGATACGGACTGCAACGCGTGATCGGACCGGTGTTTCTCATCGGGGTCGTCCTCGCGCGCGGGGATGTCGGCTGGCTGGTCCTGGGATCCGTGTTCGCGCTCTCCGGGATCGGGCTCGGTGTGCTGTCCCGGAAGGGGGCCAACCGCCAAGCGCATTAG
- a CDS encoding carbon-nitrogen hydrolase family protein → MNTSTRSPLRAAVAQTRAVVGDVPHNLAEAVSAVREAGERGARLVLFPELSLTGYEPGWLRASLPAAAIDPHGPGLDALRDACRDTGVTAVVGAPTASGARPAISALVLDGTGRTVEVRHKQHLEVPERELFTPGTDSPLFTVDGWRLALGICYDASFPEHARAAALAGADAYLCPGGFTLGASDHRRSLYYPTRALENTCYVLFANFLGRQGDWDFSGNSAIYGPDGRPLAEAGGESARVIVADLDDDRLAAARGQLTMLADMAGRADVADPARTA, encoded by the coding sequence ATGAACACCAGCACCCGCTCCCCGCTCCGGGCCGCCGTGGCGCAGACCCGGGCCGTGGTGGGGGACGTCCCGCACAACCTCGCCGAGGCCGTCTCGGCGGTGCGCGAGGCGGGGGAGCGGGGGGCGCGGCTCGTGCTGTTCCCGGAGCTGTCGCTGACCGGCTACGAGCCGGGCTGGCTGCGCGCCTCGCTGCCCGCCGCCGCGATCGACCCCCACGGCCCCGGCCTCGACGCCCTCAGGGACGCCTGCCGGGACACCGGGGTCACGGCGGTCGTCGGAGCGCCCACCGCCTCCGGCGCCCGCCCGGCGATCTCCGCCCTCGTCCTCGACGGCACCGGACGCACCGTCGAGGTCCGCCACAAGCAGCATCTGGAGGTGCCCGAGCGGGAGCTCTTCACCCCCGGCACCGACAGCCCCCTGTTCACCGTGGACGGCTGGCGACTGGCCCTCGGCATCTGCTACGACGCCAGCTTCCCGGAGCACGCCCGCGCCGCCGCCCTGGCCGGGGCGGACGCCTATCTGTGCCCCGGCGGATTCACCCTCGGCGCCTCCGACCACCGGCGCTCGCTCTACTACCCGACGCGGGCCCTGGAGAACACCTGCTACGTGCTGTTCGCCAACTTCCTCGGCCGCCAAGGCGACTGGGACTTCAGCGGCAACAGCGCGATCTACGGGCCGGACGGCCGCCCGCTCGCGGAGGCGGGCGGGGAGTCGGCCCGGGTCATCGTCGCCGACCTGGACGACGACCGACTGGCAGCCGCGCGGGGGCAGTTGACCATGCTGGCCGACATGGCGGGCAGGGCGGACGTGGCCGACCCGGCGCGCACGGCCTGA
- a CDS encoding AzlD domain-containing protein, whose product MSMALLILGMALCSFLPRWIPLVLLADREMPPLVKTLLGHTPHAVLAALVAPALLAPTGDALEVSWSNPYLLGGAATFAVGAVTKKFGVSTAAGVAVFYLCRWLLG is encoded by the coding sequence ATGAGCATGGCCCTGCTGATCCTGGGCATGGCGCTGTGCAGCTTCCTGCCGCGCTGGATCCCGCTCGTACTGCTCGCCGACCGCGAGATGCCGCCGCTGGTGAAGACCCTGCTCGGGCACACCCCGCACGCCGTGCTGGCCGCGCTGGTCGCCCCGGCGCTGCTCGCCCCCACCGGCGACGCCCTTGAGGTGTCGTGGTCGAATCCCTATCTGCTCGGCGGTGCGGCGACCTTCGCCGTGGGCGCCGTGACCAAGAAGTTCGGCGTCTCCACCGCGGCCGGTGTCGCCGTGTTCTACCTGTGCCGCTGGCTCCTGGGATGA
- a CDS encoding AzlC family ABC transporter permease, with translation MGSTETTRAAEPATPYELVLAGAKSMTPFLASVIPMGLAGGVLGLSSGLSGWSTLGLAMAVNSGTAQFVGYALLADGAGWITIILTTLILSLRLLIYSTILSPYVREVPQRWRVFVGFGLIDAVFFVVIDRLKKGKLDHGRHLFFLGASGVMYVTWMSCTAIGMALGSAVPDLEKLGLDFPMTAMFVAMLATGLANWRVAAVICTAGTVAMLARGLPYNLGVVLATVVGAVVGTVLEYAVRGDGEKPEQAPAEHEEEPTR, from the coding sequence ATGGGCAGCACAGAAACGACTCGGGCCGCGGAGCCTGCCACGCCGTACGAGCTGGTGCTCGCCGGTGCCAAGAGCATGACGCCGTTCCTCGCGTCGGTGATCCCGATGGGCCTCGCCGGCGGGGTGCTGGGGCTGTCGAGCGGACTGTCCGGCTGGTCCACGCTGGGCCTGGCCATGGCGGTCAACTCGGGCACGGCACAGTTCGTCGGCTACGCCCTGCTGGCGGACGGCGCCGGCTGGATCACGATCATCCTCACCACCCTGATCCTCAGCCTCAGACTGCTGATCTACTCGACGATCCTCAGCCCCTACGTCCGTGAAGTGCCCCAGCGCTGGCGGGTGTTCGTCGGCTTCGGGCTGATCGACGCGGTGTTCTTCGTCGTCATCGACCGGCTGAAGAAGGGCAAACTGGACCACGGCCGCCATCTGTTCTTCCTCGGCGCCTCGGGCGTCATGTACGTCACCTGGATGTCCTGCACCGCCATCGGCATGGCGCTGGGCTCGGCGGTGCCGGACCTGGAGAAGCTCGGCCTGGACTTCCCGATGACCGCGATGTTCGTCGCGATGCTCGCCACGGGGCTCGCCAACTGGCGGGTCGCGGCGGTCATCTGCACGGCCGGCACGGTCGCGATGCTGGCCCGGGGACTGCCGTACAACCTGGGAGTCGTGCTCGCGACCGTCGTCGGCGCGGTGGTGGGCACGGTGCTGGAGTACGCGGTGCGGGGGGACGGCGAGAAGCCGGAACAGGCCCCCGCGGAGCACGAGGAGGAGCCGACCCGATGA